The following coding sequences are from one Chloroflexota bacterium window:
- a CDS encoding Gfo/Idh/MocA family oxidoreductase, whose protein sequence is MATRIRLGLAGLGNEGRQIAPYFAREETVELTAVADVRAEAREAFRHDFPSVRAFESVEAMCRSGAVDAVWIATPNPFHAEHTICAAENGVHVILEKPMAITLDQAEAMVEAAERSRIRLLLHSHASDAPVVKMREIVASGRLGRLIGIHAWSYKGWLRSPRLPAELDTSMGGGVVFRQGPHQIEIVRRIGGGMVRSVRAYAGRWHSSFQTEGDYTALLEFENGAPATLVFNGYGYFNITDLTWGVGESGFASSAGYRRQVRQTAPADPATFYTKPRLERPRPDRERRQPIFGLTVVSCEYGDLRQSPDGIYVYTDDGCEEIICPPYRDRAGDLRAMAQAIAGGTSVFPDGRWGLATLEVILGILQSSREGRTITLAHQCPAPE, encoded by the coding sequence GTGGCAACCAGAATACGATTGGGGCTGGCGGGCCTCGGCAATGAAGGCCGGCAGATCGCGCCCTACTTCGCGCGCGAGGAGACCGTGGAGCTCACGGCCGTCGCAGACGTGCGCGCCGAGGCGCGCGAGGCCTTTCGCCACGACTTCCCGTCCGTGCGTGCGTTTGAAAGCGTCGAGGCCATGTGCCGGAGCGGGGCCGTCGACGCCGTCTGGATCGCCACGCCAAACCCATTTCACGCTGAGCACACGATCTGCGCCGCCGAAAACGGCGTGCACGTTATCCTGGAAAAGCCAATGGCGATCACCCTCGATCAGGCCGAGGCGATGGTGGAGGCCGCCGAGCGCAGCCGGATCCGCCTCCTCCTCCACTCCCACGCCAGCGACGCGCCCGTCGTGAAGATGCGGGAGATCGTCGCCAGCGGGCGCCTCGGCCGCCTCATCGGGATTCATGCGTGGAGCTACAAGGGCTGGCTGCGGAGTCCACGACTGCCGGCCGAGCTGGATACGTCGATGGGCGGCGGCGTCGTCTTCCGCCAGGGGCCGCATCAAATCGAGATCGTTCGGCGCATCGGCGGCGGAATGGTGCGCAGTGTTCGAGCGTATGCGGGACGATGGCACTCGAGCTTCCAGACGGAGGGGGACTACACGGCGCTTCTCGAGTTCGAGAATGGCGCGCCGGCGACCCTCGTCTTCAATGGCTATGGCTACTTCAACATCACCGACCTGACGTGGGGAGTCGGCGAAAGTGGGTTCGCCTCGTCGGCCGGCTACCGACGGCAGGTCCGGCAGACCGCCCCCGCAGATCCAGCCACCTTCTACACGAAACCGCGGCTGGAGCGGCCCCGCCCTGACCGCGAGCGGAGGCAGCCGATCTTCGGTCTCACCGTCGTCAGCTGTGAGTACGGTGACCTACGCCAGTCGCCAGACGGCATCTACGTGTACACGGACGACGGATGCGAGGAGATCATCTGCCCCCCGTACCGAGACCGCGCCGGGGACCTGCGCGCGATGGCCCAGGCCATCGCCGGCGGGACATCGGTCTTCCCAGACGGACGCTGGGGTCTGGCGACCCTCGAAGTCATCCTCGGCATTCTCCAGTCGTCGCGGGAGGGCCGCACCATCACCCTGGCCCATCAGTGCCCAGCGCCCGAATGA
- a CDS encoding TadE/TadG family type IV pilus assembly protein produces MTRLTLAQAMVEFAIVGSAFFVLLYGVFELGRLMFEYSSVANAAREGARTGAIAGRNDATVTARVREVIIAPGATAVVQISNYSVDSATPVANQTPVAFSTATPRAAGDLIKVTVSYPYAPVAFIKLPGTLTLTSSAEMVVE; encoded by the coding sequence ATGACGCGATTGACGTTAGCCCAGGCCATGGTGGAGTTTGCCATCGTCGGGAGCGCGTTCTTCGTGCTGCTCTACGGCGTATTCGAGCTGGGACGCTTGATGTTCGAGTACTCGAGCGTCGCCAACGCCGCGCGCGAGGGAGCGCGAACCGGGGCCATCGCCGGTAGGAACGACGCGACGGTCACCGCCCGCGTGCGGGAGGTCATCATCGCCCCAGGGGCCACCGCCGTCGTGCAGATCTCCAATTATTCGGTGGACTCCGCGACGCCGGTCGCCAACCAGACGCCTGTCGCCTTTTCCACCGCCACGCCACGCGCCGCCGGTGACCTCATCAAGGTGACGGTGAGCTACCCGTACGCGCCGGTCGCCTTCATCAAGCTACCGGGCACCCTGACACTGACCAGCTCCGCCGAGATGGTCGTCGAATGA
- a CDS encoding TadE family protein has product MTIRRLDAALRGGCRTIGRKGGQSLVEFAFIGIPLVLVLSATVDIGRFFYYDVTVRNAAREGARYAITADSSSASFTPSVKATVKRAAPGLSIPDGNITISPTTPASQQQVTVSVTYDVNFFTPMVKAVLGSTEHFTRSATMQML; this is encoded by the coding sequence ATGACAATTCGCCGACTCGACGCTGCCCTGCGCGGCGGCTGCCGAACGATTGGACGCAAGGGCGGCCAATCGCTCGTGGAGTTCGCGTTCATCGGGATCCCGCTCGTGCTCGTCCTGTCCGCGACGGTAGATATCGGCCGCTTCTTCTACTACGACGTGACCGTCCGCAACGCGGCCCGCGAGGGCGCTCGCTACGCCATCACCGCCGATTCGAGTTCAGCCAGCTTCACGCCGAGTGTGAAAGCCACAGTGAAGCGGGCGGCTCCAGGGCTCTCGATCCCCGACGGAAATATCACCATTTCTCCAACCACGCCGGCTTCTCAGCAGCAAGTCACCGTTTCGGTGACCTACGACGTCAATTTCTTCACACCGATGGTCAAGGCCGTGTTGGGGAGCACGGAGCACTTCACCCGCTCAGCCACCATGCAGATGCTATGA
- a CDS encoding ABC transporter substrate-binding protein gives MPTLRLSVGCGDYDRTRALFDGSVPTDGFEIAWEPVNVPHELFVRVLHGEFDVAEMSFSSLTNAIGRGSRDLIGIPVFTSRLFRHSFIYVNTDSGIEAPQDLIGKRVGVPDYTITAAVWIRGLLQHDYGVAPEQIHWLIGGLDTPAKILPLAPRLPSNVKIEQTPDGSILGDMLERGALDAVVCASIPRVFLQGASRVRRLFPDYHRVEADYYRRTGIVPIMHVVALRRSIYEEHRWIAASLYRAFSQSKARCYEWLRQTGAPRTTLTWLQAYLDEEREIFGNDPWPYGVAANRSSIEALTLYVYEQGLCERRVATDELFAPETLDLT, from the coding sequence ATGCCAACCCTCCGGCTCAGCGTCGGGTGCGGCGACTACGATCGTACGCGGGCGCTCTTCGATGGCTCAGTGCCCACGGACGGATTCGAGATCGCCTGGGAACCCGTGAACGTGCCCCACGAACTGTTCGTTCGCGTTCTCCACGGGGAGTTCGACGTCGCGGAGATGTCATTCTCCAGCCTCACCAACGCCATCGGGCGTGGAAGCCGCGACTTGATCGGCATCCCGGTCTTCACGTCGCGCTTGTTTCGCCATAGCTTTATCTACGTCAACACGGATAGCGGAATCGAAGCTCCTCAGGACCTGATCGGGAAACGGGTCGGCGTACCCGACTACACCATCACCGCGGCCGTCTGGATTCGTGGCCTGTTGCAGCACGACTACGGCGTGGCGCCCGAACAGATCCACTGGCTCATCGGCGGACTCGATACCCCCGCGAAGATCCTCCCCCTCGCGCCACGCCTGCCCAGCAACGTGAAGATCGAGCAGACACCTGACGGATCGATTCTCGGCGACATGCTCGAGCGGGGCGCGCTGGACGCGGTGGTGTGCGCCTCGATCCCGCGCGTATTCCTGCAGGGCGCTTCTCGCGTTCGACGGCTGTTCCCCGACTACCATCGAGTCGAGGCCGACTACTATCGCCGCACGGGCATCGTACCCATCATGCACGTCGTGGCGCTGAGGCGGTCCATCTACGAGGAGCATCGATGGATCGCGGCGAGCCTGTACCGCGCCTTCAGCCAATCGAAGGCGCGGTGTTATGAATGGCTGCGCCAGACCGGCGCCCCGCGGACCACGCTTACCTGGCTCCAGGCGTACCTCGACGAGGAGCGCGAGATCTTCGGGAACGATCCGTGGCCCTACGGCGTCGCGGCGAACCGCAGCAGCATTGAGGCCCTCACCCTCTACGTCTACGAGCAGGGGCTGTGTGAGCGCCGCGTCGCAACGGACGAGCTCTTCGCGCCAGAGACTCTGGATCTCACCTGA
- a CDS encoding response regulator transcription factor: protein MRILLVDDDRDLLDILDGALRRAGYSVSQAVDAASTYRQIRENPPDLVVLDVNLSGTSGFDILKELRRTSDLPVVLLTARTSEDDKVLGLDLGADDYLTKPFGYRELLARIRSRLRTRGLTTPEPAPAAEVLEVGPLVLDARRHEVRKDGRPLDITVTEFRLLRYLMLNADAVVPTRTLLQQIWGETDPGAADVLRVTLHRLRRKIEDDPANPKLLLTVTGVGIRLSADPSAEEA, encoded by the coding sequence ATGCGCATTCTCCTCGTCGACGACGATCGGGATCTGCTCGACATCTTGGATGGCGCCCTGCGCCGGGCCGGCTACTCGGTCAGCCAGGCGGTGGACGCGGCGTCGACGTACAGGCAGATTCGCGAGAATCCCCCGGACCTCGTCGTGCTCGACGTGAACCTGAGCGGAACGTCCGGCTTTGACATCCTGAAGGAGCTGCGACGGACGTCCGACCTGCCGGTCGTGCTGCTCACCGCTCGGACGTCCGAGGATGACAAGGTGCTCGGGCTCGATCTCGGCGCGGACGACTATCTCACCAAGCCCTTCGGCTATCGCGAGCTGCTGGCGCGTATCCGGTCGCGCCTGCGCACGCGCGGCCTCACGACGCCGGAGCCAGCGCCGGCAGCGGAAGTGCTGGAGGTTGGGCCCCTCGTGCTCGATGCGCGTCGCCACGAGGTGCGCAAGGACGGCCGCCCCTTGGACATCACGGTCACAGAGTTCCGCCTCCTCCGGTACCTCATGCTCAACGCGGACGCCGTGGTGCCAACGCGGACCTTGCTGCAACAGATCTGGGGCGAGACGGACCCGGGCGCGGCCGACGTCCTCCGCGTGACCCTCCACCGGCTTCGGCGAAAGATCGAGGACGACCCGGCGAACCCGAAGCTCCTCCTCACGGTCACCGGTGTGGGGATTCGCCTCAGCGCCGACCCATCCGCCGAGGAGGCGTAG
- a CDS encoding Rieske 2Fe-2S domain-containing protein: protein MLSSELNEKLTRVGPGTPGGDLLRRYWHPIAGVAEFDARPTKRVRLLGEDLVLYRDRSGAFGLIAEPCPHRRISLYYGIPEANGIRCPYHGWAFARDGQCLDQPAEPSDSTFKDRVRAVSYPVEVLGGLVFAYLGPTPAPFLPGYDLFVCDDAIRQIGFTVLPCNWVQAMENSLDATHVEWLHGYYTNFVNERRAAERGEPFRPRTLRGHTRIGFDRFDHGMIKRRIEAGGSEEDDDWRVGHPVVFPYTLKTGAVAASSFQIRVPMDDTHTLHVLYKCYRPGIPVPRDVQERVSVHQIPWQDESGDALVDFTLGQDMMAWVTQGAIAERQHEKLGASDTGIIMYRQLLDEQIDRVARGEEPMEVYRDAEAARFVELPQERKKHGNAHWGRPAASSGDGLFRHMPVPPVVLDLFRQAEALEAAGRELHGRHHSTLDRADGRRRVVALKP from the coding sequence ATGCTGTCGAGCGAGCTGAATGAGAAGCTGACGCGCGTGGGGCCAGGGACGCCGGGCGGTGACCTCCTGCGCCGCTACTGGCACCCGATTGCCGGCGTGGCCGAGTTTGACGCGCGCCCGACGAAGCGCGTTCGCCTGCTCGGCGAAGACCTCGTTCTCTACCGAGATCGCTCGGGCGCCTTCGGACTGATCGCCGAGCCGTGTCCCCACCGCCGGATCTCCCTCTATTACGGGATCCCTGAAGCGAACGGGATCCGCTGTCCCTACCACGGTTGGGCTTTCGCCCGGGATGGGCAGTGCCTCGACCAGCCCGCCGAGCCATCCGACAGCACGTTCAAGGATCGCGTTCGCGCAGTCTCGTATCCCGTCGAGGTCCTGGGCGGCCTCGTGTTCGCCTATCTGGGTCCCACACCCGCGCCCTTCCTGCCGGGCTACGACCTGTTCGTGTGCGACGACGCCATCCGGCAGATCGGCTTCACGGTGCTTCCGTGTAATTGGGTCCAGGCTATGGAGAACTCCCTCGATGCAACCCACGTCGAATGGCTCCACGGCTACTACACCAATTTCGTCAACGAGCGCCGTGCCGCCGAGCGCGGTGAGCCCTTCCGGCCGCGCACGCTGCGTGGGCACACACGCATCGGCTTCGACCGCTTCGATCATGGAATGATCAAGCGACGAATCGAGGCGGGTGGAAGCGAGGAAGACGACGATTGGCGTGTCGGCCACCCCGTTGTCTTCCCGTACACGCTGAAGACCGGCGCAGTCGCCGCCTCATCCTTCCAGATACGGGTTCCGATGGACGACACCCACACGCTTCACGTGCTCTACAAGTGCTACCGACCCGGCATCCCAGTCCCGCGGGACGTGCAGGAGCGTGTCAGCGTGCACCAGATCCCGTGGCAGGACGAGAGTGGCGACGCGCTGGTCGACTTCACCCTCGGTCAGGACATGATGGCCTGGGTCACCCAGGGCGCCATCGCGGAGCGCCAGCACGAGAAGCTCGGCGCGTCGGATACCGGCATCATCATGTACCGACAGCTTCTGGACGAGCAGATCGATCGGGTCGCGCGCGGCGAGGAGCCGATGGAAGTGTACCGGGACGCGGAGGCGGCCAGGTTCGTGGAGTTGCCCCAGGAGCGCAAGAAGCATGGGAACGCCCATTGGGGAAGGCCAGCCGCATCCTCGGGCGACGGGCTTTTTCGCCACATGCCGGTCCCTCCAGTCGTGCTCGACCTCTTTCGGCAGGCGGAAGCGCTCGAGGCTGCCGGTCGTGAGCTGCACGGTCGCCACCATTCCACCCTCGATCGGGCGGACGGACGGCGGCGCGTTGTCGCCCTCAAACCGTAG
- a CDS encoding ATP-binding protein produces MRQPLLNIGQLAILWRRRWAIARSFALHIIEIGAVVTVILFPTTWVFQQHIQQEIDARLAGEASLLQAEIDETRGELVALGYLLADDASLDAALISADPLALARELGALRVAPRVDNIVVSDPSGAVLAQRSADHRCTDQQHMRELPGFTSLAAGHETAGLVLCSGRFPAIVAFVPKVEREGGNLVAVLALVSHLDAPGLDAIRQRTGLDASLYVGGELLLSTMSDQRGIRTGIGSADPLGGAPETAASQTAYADRETPGGHVRALFAPLVGIDGTPVATLALSAVSDASEPRRIIILAIPILIVFAVLRTAILHVWRTRESAPAMALAAAAGRMRQGDMDTPVPQIADAELAPVATELEQARLRLHAQFHDVVEASGFKEQLVYYVAHELREPLAVLEGALEILATEASDLSTKEFDEVVSTARRTSMRLHTLMDNFLSAGNVESGRFVVSPRRTALAAIVAEAIDSVSLLVEGRNQRIETELPSVRVFVMAHSRYIVQALTNLLINASTYGPVGGVIRVRADQFATGFIRMSVEDTGPGIPPEEWAGLYQRFYRASSSGQQPGVGLGLSIVKAVVEAHGGTVGFETQLGVGSRFWFTLPVSDAG; encoded by the coding sequence GTGCGCCAGCCTCTGCTGAACATCGGCCAACTCGCAATCCTCTGGCGCCGACGCTGGGCCATCGCGCGATCGTTTGCGCTCCATATCATTGAGATCGGCGCAGTGGTGACCGTCATTCTCTTCCCAACGACCTGGGTGTTCCAGCAGCACATCCAGCAAGAGATCGACGCGCGGCTCGCCGGCGAAGCGAGTCTCCTTCAAGCGGAGATCGACGAGACGCGCGGGGAGCTGGTCGCGCTCGGATACCTCCTCGCCGACGATGCCAGCCTCGACGCGGCGCTGATCTCGGCCGATCCGCTCGCGCTGGCGCGCGAACTTGGCGCCCTGCGGGTCGCTCCCCGTGTTGACAACATCGTCGTCTCTGACCCCTCCGGGGCGGTGCTGGCCCAACGCTCCGCCGACCATCGCTGCACCGATCAGCAGCATATGCGCGAGCTGCCAGGCTTCACTTCCCTCGCCGCCGGCCACGAGACGGCTGGTCTGGTTCTCTGCTCCGGTCGGTTCCCCGCGATTGTCGCGTTCGTGCCCAAGGTCGAACGGGAGGGCGGTAACCTCGTCGCCGTGCTCGCGCTCGTCTCGCACCTGGACGCCCCGGGTCTGGACGCCATTCGCCAGCGCACGGGCCTCGACGCCAGCCTCTACGTCGGAGGCGAGCTGCTCCTCTCCACCATGTCCGATCAGCGCGGGATCCGAACGGGAATCGGAAGCGCCGACCCGCTCGGCGGGGCCCCGGAAACAGCGGCGAGCCAGACGGCGTATGCCGACCGCGAGACGCCGGGCGGCCACGTCCGGGCGCTCTTCGCACCCCTCGTTGGCATCGACGGCACGCCCGTGGCCACTCTGGCCCTCAGTGCAGTCAGCGACGCGAGCGAGCCGCGAAGAATCATCATCCTCGCGATCCCGATTCTCATCGTCTTCGCCGTTCTTCGCACGGCGATCCTGCACGTGTGGCGGACCCGAGAGTCCGCGCCGGCGATGGCGCTCGCGGCAGCAGCCGGCCGAATGCGCCAGGGCGACATGGACACGCCCGTGCCCCAGATCGCCGACGCCGAGCTCGCCCCAGTCGCGACCGAGCTGGAGCAGGCCCGGCTCAGACTCCACGCCCAGTTCCACGACGTGGTGGAGGCAAGCGGCTTCAAGGAGCAGCTCGTGTACTACGTGGCCCACGAGCTTCGGGAGCCCCTCGCCGTCCTCGAAGGCGCGCTCGAGATTCTGGCCACCGAGGCCAGCGACCTGAGCACCAAGGAGTTCGACGAAGTCGTCAGTACCGCGCGGCGCACGAGCATGCGGCTCCATACGTTGATGGACAACTTCCTGAGCGCGGGCAACGTCGAGTCCGGCCGATTCGTCGTGTCCCCGCGCCGGACAGCCCTCGCGGCGATCGTCGCCGAGGCGATCGACAGCGTGTCCCTCCTCGTGGAAGGACGAAATCAACGGATCGAGACGGAGCTGCCGAGCGTGCGCGTGTTCGTCATGGCGCACTCACGCTATATCGTTCAGGCGCTGACCAACCTGCTGATCAACGCATCCACCTATGGGCCGGTCGGCGGCGTGATTCGCGTTCGAGCAGATCAGTTCGCGACGGGGTTTATTCGCATGAGCGTCGAGGACACGGGGCCCGGGATCCCGCCCGAAGAGTGGGCGGGACTCTACCAGCGCTTCTATCGCGCATCCAGCTCGGGTCAGCAGCCGGGTGTCGGGCTGGGACTCTCCATTGTGAAGGCCGTGGTCGAGGCGCACGGAGGAACGGTCGGATTCGAGACTCAGCTCGGCGTTGGGAGCCGCTTCTGGTTCACCCTGCCGGTCAGTGACGCCGGCTGA
- a CDS encoding pilus assembly protein TadG-related protein translates to MLAALSLIPIMAAVGLAIDGGNMLAQRRAAQNGADAGALAGLADLARSLGTPPASPNFNTDITSNATANAGASSGSTVVSTSWSFIDNAGAAVSQASATGVKVMVTKTFPTFFVKLVPGFSTLTVNAQATANLQVLTGGTNPPIVVCADGLMQDLTFFPGGLLDYSHTPPSIRPEVIFNLTATPPAPTPTAPIFVVHGSKVGQSDGGCGWAGSSFKGDDGDLDCDPEVPCWMQYQPGDHAGPIRATIAGLPNCHDSAEVQAGNCFTVLPIMVNANDPTHGNDCTRDGAPPTRNVCVVTWGVFQLLPGGSPPSGCTAANCTKAHLVGTAIVSGGTGTEFHPGDNGPLIVRLSS, encoded by the coding sequence GTGCTGGCAGCTCTCTCGCTCATCCCCATCATGGCCGCGGTCGGCCTTGCCATCGACGGCGGAAACATGCTGGCCCAGCGGCGGGCGGCGCAGAATGGCGCTGACGCAGGAGCGCTGGCGGGTCTGGCGGATCTGGCGCGATCGTTGGGCACCCCGCCCGCATCGCCCAACTTCAACACCGATATCACGTCCAACGCCACGGCGAACGCCGGCGCGTCGAGCGGATCCACCGTCGTTTCAACGTCGTGGAGCTTCATCGACAACGCCGGGGCGGCTGTATCACAGGCATCGGCGACCGGTGTCAAAGTCATGGTCACCAAGACGTTTCCGACGTTCTTCGTCAAGCTCGTCCCCGGCTTTTCGACCCTCACCGTCAATGCGCAGGCGACGGCCAATCTCCAAGTGCTGACCGGAGGCACCAATCCGCCGATCGTGGTTTGCGCGGACGGCCTGATGCAGGACTTGACGTTCTTTCCCGGCGGGCTCCTGGACTATTCTCACACCCCACCGTCGATTCGCCCTGAGGTCATCTTTAACCTCACGGCGACGCCACCAGCGCCGACGCCAACGGCACCCATTTTCGTTGTCCACGGAAGCAAAGTTGGCCAGAGCGATGGTGGCTGCGGATGGGCGGGATCGTCATTCAAAGGCGACGACGGCGACTTGGACTGCGATCCAGAGGTCCCGTGCTGGATGCAGTACCAGCCTGGAGACCACGCCGGTCCCATCCGTGCCACGATTGCCGGATTGCCTAACTGCCACGACTCCGCCGAGGTGCAGGCAGGAAACTGTTTCACCGTTCTGCCGATTATGGTGAATGCGAACGACCCAACGCATGGCAATGACTGCACCCGCGATGGCGCGCCACCGACCCGCAATGTGTGCGTCGTTACGTGGGGGGTTTTCCAGCTCTTGCCAGGTGGATCACCTCCTTCCGGATGCACCGCCGCCAACTGCACGAAGGCGCATCTAGTTGGGACGGCCATTGTGTCGGGCGGGACCGGCACAGAGTTTCACCCCGGCGATAACGGGCCGCTGATCGTGCGCTTGAGTAGCTGA